The Anastrepha ludens isolate Willacy chromosome 2, idAnaLude1.1, whole genome shotgun sequence genome contains a region encoding:
- the LOC128855614 gene encoding uncharacterized protein LOC128855614 — protein MNKTNIKQTTQQKIPSRRGRPVGSTKLMAGSKTTPSVAKVLTKSKTVKETPPHSQVASTSSKTDSGAENPLITKSVLPETGKTSRTEVSRKPIPPHLRRYRDRRRATFLTEKFGKTPEEELSDQQKSTLGWAREFLRKYEASKEKPSAAKRQRSSEDPSSSNDPKKHKASSEVKLRKFCEVARDSLVMAVVDKSHPDGFISPSNWKIVERKLQLGYLDVLKQNPGPPPFCSDAGWFQARVKLIACSDQRSVSLYGKALDRLGEVWPGANLQLIKKSEIPNKPRGRARIPVEPSDPETILELLKIGNPNLPTENWRVVKVEEPSGNSRHVTLLLDQESVQALDDRKGIVAFGFTTTTIWTYQPKNLLAPSEESTAAPEMDVDKPLSQDSTIESDSESNSELVGNLFNIQLGDEDSLLDSGDDANATVIECPSKSAAD, from the coding sequence atgaacaaaactaacataaaacaaacaacacaacaaaaaattcctTCCCGACGCGGAAGACCCGTTGGCTCCACCAAACTTATGGCGGGGTCAAAAACCACCCCTTCGGTGGCTAAAGTGCTCACTAAGAGCAAGACCGTCAAGGAGACACCACCGCACTCCCAGGTGGCTTCTACTTCCTCCAAAACCGACTCGGGTGCGGAGAACCCATTGATCACCAAATCTGTTTTGCCAGAAACTGGGAAAACAAGTCGGACAGAAGTCTCCAGAAAACCTATCCCTCCTCATCTCCGTCGATACAGAGATCGAAGACGCGCCACTTTCCTTACGGAAAAGTTCGGCAAAACCCCTGAGGAGGAGCTGTCCGACCAACAAAAGTCAACTCTCGGTTGGGCCCGGGAATTTCTTCGGAAGTATGAGGCGTCCAAAGAGAAACCGAGTGCAGCTAAGCGGCAGCGGTCTTCAGAGGATCCTTCTAGCTCCAACGACCCCAAGAAGCATAAAGCTTCCTCTGAGGTCAAATTACGCAAGTTCTGCGAAGTTGCCAGAGATAGTCTGGTCATGGCGGTGGTGGATAAGAGCCACCCTGACGGTTTCATCTCTCCATCAAACTGGAAGATTGTGGAGAGAAAACTCCAGTTGGGATACCTGGACGTTCTGAAGCAGAACCCAGGGCCTCCTCCTTTCTGCTCTGACGCGGGATGGTTCCAGGCAAGGGTCAAGTTGATCGCGTGCTCGGATCAACGTTCGGTCAGCCTGTACGGCAAGGCCCTCGACCGACTCGGCGAGGTATGGCCCGGAGCGAATCTCCAACTCATCAAAAAGAGTGAAATTCCCAACAAACCCCGCGGCAGAGCAAGAATACCTGTAGAGCCATCCGATCCGGAAACCATCCTGGAGCTACTGAAGATCGGAAACCCGAACCTACCCACCGAAAACTGGAGGGTAGTTAAGGTGGAAGAGCCTTCAGGAAACTCCAGACATGTCACGCTGCTCCTGGACCAGGAAAGCGTTCAAGCACTGGACGACCGCAAGGGGATTGTGGCATTCGGGTTCACTACCACTACCATTTGGACCTATCAGCCGAAAAATCTCCTCGCACCCAGCGAAGAGAGTACGGCGGCCCCCGAGATGGATGTCGATAAGCCTCTCTCACAAGATTCGACGATTGAGTCCGACTCGGAATCAAACAGCGAACTTGTGGGAAACTTATTTAACATTCAACTCGGGGACGAGGATAGTCTTTTAGATAGCGGTGATGACGCGAACGCCACAGTCATCGAATGTCCGTCTAaaagtgctgcagattaa